One genomic window of Halorhabdus sp. CBA1104 includes the following:
- a CDS encoding HalOD1 output domain-containing protein: MTDQSRPTDESTAPWHGRYLTRWGAETPLYEAVTDAVSAVTGDARSAVASRYDRAHAVALSQLFGEDDDPSTPSTGVVKFLVSECVVSVHSDGRLAVSPADRDHDAVG, from the coding sequence ATGACCGACCAATCCCGACCCACTGACGAATCAACCGCACCGTGGCACGGTCGCTACCTCACTCGCTGGGGGGCTGAGACACCCCTCTACGAGGCCGTCACCGACGCCGTTTCGGCCGTCACCGGCGATGCCCGTTCGGCAGTCGCCTCTCGATACGACCGGGCACACGCGGTGGCACTCAGTCAGTTGTTCGGCGAAGACGACGACCCATCAACGCCTTCGACGGGTGTTGTCAAGTTCCTGGTTTCGGAGTGTGTCGTTTCAGTTCACAGCGATGGGCGACTGGCAGTCAGTCCTGCTGATCGTGACCACGACGCAGTCGGCTAA
- a CDS encoding zinc ribbon domain-containing protein, with the protein MARESLRNNPVLAALLGTVMAGLGHIYLRRWLRALGWLGVTVATSTLAVPDSAVSTIRSGTLPDPIAILPIVLISAASVFDAYLIAKMRRQTESADTDGSVGPAKADASPACPTCGKPVDPDLEFCHWCTTEFDVEDVTERTQLDENYSND; encoded by the coding sequence ATGGCACGAGAATCGCTCCGAAACAATCCAGTACTCGCTGCGTTGTTGGGAACAGTGATGGCCGGACTCGGCCACATCTATCTCCGACGGTGGTTGAGAGCACTTGGATGGCTGGGGGTGACGGTCGCTACGTCCACTCTGGCCGTCCCTGACTCTGCGGTGTCGACGATTCGTTCGGGCACACTCCCCGATCCCATCGCCATTCTGCCAATCGTCTTGATCAGTGCCGCTAGCGTCTTCGACGCGTATCTCATCGCGAAGATGAGAAGACAGACCGAGAGTGCCGACACAGACGGTTCTGTTGGGCCAGCGAAGGCGGATGCATCGCCGGCCTGTCCTACCTGTGGCAAGCCGGTCGACCCCGATCTCGAATTCTGTCACTGGTGTACGACCGAATTCGACGTCGAGGACGTCACCGAACGAACGCAACTCGACGAAAACTACTCGAACGATTGA
- a CDS encoding TetR/AcrR family transcriptional regulator, translating into MAPEQPGTHWSSAEEEIMEATYRALGEHGYAELSISRIAAELDKSKAALYYHYDTKDDLLVAFLQFAIDRFETTIETETGDAPAEDLEHIIEKLLPLQLDEERQQLQTVLTGLRSQAVTNEEFREQFTQIDERLATTIREIVESGIEDGTFCDVDSSRVAEHILATINGAKYGRATTDRRGATAAARVSLASYIDTELRRH; encoded by the coding sequence ATGGCACCCGAGCAACCCGGCACACACTGGAGTTCCGCCGAAGAGGAGATCATGGAAGCGACGTATCGAGCGCTGGGTGAACACGGCTACGCCGAGCTGTCGATCTCTCGGATCGCCGCGGAACTCGACAAATCGAAGGCTGCGCTGTACTATCACTACGACACGAAAGACGACCTTCTGGTCGCGTTCCTCCAGTTCGCTATCGATAGATTCGAAACGACAATCGAAACCGAAACGGGTGATGCACCGGCAGAAGATCTCGAACACATCATCGAGAAGCTCCTCCCACTGCAACTCGACGAGGAGCGACAGCAACTTCAAACAGTGCTGACCGGACTCCGGTCACAGGCCGTGACAAACGAGGAGTTCCGCGAGCAATTCACGCAAATCGATGAGCGACTAGCGACGACCATTCGAGAGATCGTCGAGAGTGGCATCGAGGATGGGACGTTCTGTGACGTGGACTCGTCGCGGGTCGCAGAGCATATATTAGCGACCATAAACGGTGCAAAGTACGGTCGTGCGACGACAGACCGCCGCGGTGCCACGGCAGCGGCACGCGTCTCGCTGGCCTCGTACATCGATACCGAACTGAGACGACACTGA
- a CDS encoding PAS domain S-box protein: MTEPADIQVLHVDDEPDFVELAAEMLEREDDRFSVETATSADEGLDRLAGNDFDCIVSDFQMPDQNGIEFLKSVRGEDADLPFILYTGRGNEEVASDALSAGATDYLQKGSGTDQYELLANRIQNAVEKSRSQRRAAELERVRTLVADVNQALVRANSRSEIETRICEIISQSDPYLFAWIGEVDRESDRIEPRAWAGVEDGYLKDITVTADETATGRGPGGTAIRERRVAAFQNIHEDPDFEPWRQDAIERGYQSAAGAPIEHEDSLYGVLLVYSDRVDAFDADERALLAELGSDIGHAIHAMAVKDGLQTARQRAERYFETAGNIMVVLNTDMTVDHINERGCDLLGYERSELVGSDWMDLLVPEQIEGELDELFSAFWSEDGNPVQKNVNAIVTKSGEQVVVEWHNTVIQDEQGDVTGVLSSGIDITERTQKEQEIQALKERFDLAVEAAEIGIWDWDMQTDTVQFNDQWARIFGHSPADIEPHFDAWEERIHPDDLSAVQAKIQTHISGETAYFDDENRMRTADGSWMWVRGVGRVVDRDEQGSPVRAAGIHQDIDERKQRERALEVSERRYRSLFESNPAVVWVEDFSAVREHIETLRTDVDDVQAYLEANPQEAQTVLEQVEILDVSEQALDRYGAPSKEALLANVDDLFTPEAYEANAELWRRLADGETHFRIQTVAETFDGDHLDEILDIRVPDAHTDDYSRVYLTAIDVTDRERYKRKLAAVHDIATSLQAGTSAESVYERTIEASREILEFDLSVIDIAADGVLRTVALSADTPERATAEMSIEKGLAGKSYRTGESLLIDDIQAHPEAEPQGPFRSGISVPIGDHGVFQAVAEQPGAFDESDLELAELLVSHAESALDRLEHEQQLERHNERLDQFASVVSHDLRNPLQVAQGRLDLAREECDSTHLDAVAQAHERVETLIDNLLTLAQTDSQINAPTAVTLADVLDSSWQAVEATEATLTSEIDKTIQADPNRLQQLLENLFRNAVEHGDEDVTIRIGPLPEGFYVEDDGPGIPEGEREDIWEDGYSGTEEGTGFGLAIVEQIVEGHGWNIRLTDGSDGGARFEITGVESATE, encoded by the coding sequence ATGACTGAACCGGCGGATATCCAAGTCCTCCACGTCGATGACGAACCGGATTTCGTGGAGTTAGCAGCGGAGATGCTCGAACGTGAGGACGACCGGTTCTCCGTCGAGACCGCCACGAGCGCCGATGAAGGATTGGATCGACTTGCTGGGAACGACTTTGACTGTATCGTGAGTGACTTTCAGATGCCCGATCAGAACGGCATCGAGTTCCTCAAATCGGTTCGTGGGGAGGATGCTGACCTCCCATTCATCTTGTACACGGGGAGAGGAAACGAAGAAGTCGCCAGCGACGCTCTCTCTGCCGGCGCGACCGACTACCTGCAAAAAGGGAGTGGAACCGACCAGTACGAACTCCTGGCAAATCGCATTCAGAACGCGGTCGAAAAGTCTCGTTCACAACGGCGAGCTGCGGAACTCGAACGGGTCCGGACGCTCGTCGCAGACGTCAATCAAGCACTGGTGCGGGCGAACTCGCGGTCCGAGATCGAAACCCGCATCTGCGAGATTATCAGTCAGTCCGATCCGTATCTGTTCGCCTGGATCGGCGAGGTAGACAGAGAGAGCGATCGCATCGAACCACGCGCATGGGCCGGCGTCGAGGATGGATATCTGAAAGATATCACGGTCACCGCAGACGAGACGGCGACGGGTCGCGGTCCTGGCGGTACGGCGATTCGGGAGCGACGTGTCGCTGCGTTTCAAAATATCCACGAAGACCCCGACTTCGAGCCGTGGCGCCAAGACGCAATCGAGCGTGGGTATCAGTCGGCCGCCGGTGCCCCGATTGAACACGAAGATTCGCTGTACGGCGTGCTGTTAGTGTACTCAGATCGTGTCGACGCCTTCGACGCGGATGAACGCGCGTTGCTCGCAGAACTCGGCAGCGATATCGGGCACGCAATCCATGCAATGGCAGTCAAAGATGGCTTGCAGACGGCCCGGCAACGAGCCGAGCGGTACTTCGAGACGGCCGGAAATATCATGGTCGTCCTGAACACAGACATGACCGTCGATCATATCAACGAGCGAGGGTGCGATCTCCTTGGCTACGAGCGTTCGGAACTCGTCGGTTCGGACTGGATGGATCTGCTCGTGCCCGAGCAGATCGAAGGCGAACTCGATGAGCTATTTTCTGCGTTCTGGAGCGAGGACGGGAACCCCGTCCAGAAGAACGTGAATGCCATCGTGACAAAGAGCGGCGAACAGGTCGTCGTCGAGTGGCACAACACCGTAATACAGGACGAGCAAGGAGACGTGACTGGCGTTCTCTCCTCCGGGATCGACATCACCGAGCGAACACAGAAAGAACAGGAAATTCAAGCCCTCAAAGAACGGTTCGACCTGGCTGTCGAAGCGGCCGAGATCGGCATCTGGGACTGGGACATGCAGACCGATACGGTACAGTTCAACGACCAGTGGGCGAGGATATTCGGGCACTCGCCAGCGGATATCGAGCCCCATTTCGACGCCTGGGAGGAGCGCATCCATCCCGACGATCTGTCGGCAGTCCAGGCAAAAATCCAGACACACATCTCCGGCGAGACGGCGTATTTCGACGACGAAAACCGGATGCGCACTGCCGACGGCTCCTGGATGTGGGTGCGTGGCGTCGGGAGGGTCGTCGATCGGGACGAACAGGGAAGTCCGGTCCGTGCGGCCGGGATTCATCAGGACATCGACGAGCGCAAGCAACGCGAGCGAGCCCTCGAAGTGAGTGAACGCCGGTATCGATCCTTGTTCGAGTCGAATCCAGCGGTCGTCTGGGTCGAGGATTTCTCGGCAGTGAGAGAGCATATCGAGACACTCCGAACCGACGTCGACGACGTGCAGGCGTATCTCGAAGCGAACCCACAAGAGGCCCAGACGGTCCTCGAACAGGTCGAGATTCTGGACGTCTCCGAGCAGGCTCTGGACCGCTACGGTGCGCCGTCGAAAGAGGCCCTGTTGGCAAACGTGGATGACCTCTTCACCCCGGAAGCATACGAGGCGAACGCCGAACTCTGGCGTCGGCTCGCGGACGGCGAGACTCACTTCAGGATCCAGACCGTCGCCGAGACGTTCGACGGCGACCATCTCGACGAGATCCTCGACATTCGGGTCCCGGACGCACACACCGACGATTACTCCCGGGTGTACCTGACGGCCATCGACGTCACGGACCGCGAACGATACAAGCGGAAGCTCGCGGCCGTACACGACATCGCGACGTCCCTCCAGGCGGGGACGTCGGCGGAGTCCGTCTACGAACGGACGATCGAGGCCAGCCGGGAAATTCTCGAGTTCGATCTCAGCGTGATCGACATCGCGGCGGACGGCGTTCTCCGGACCGTCGCTCTCTCGGCGGACACTCCAGAGCGCGCGACGGCTGAAATGTCGATCGAGAAGGGACTCGCCGGGAAGAGCTATCGGACGGGTGAGTCGCTGTTGATCGACGATATCCAGGCCCACCCGGAGGCCGAACCCCAGGGGCCGTTCCGGTCGGGGATCAGTGTCCCGATCGGTGACCACGGCGTGTTCCAGGCCGTCGCCGAGCAGCCGGGTGCGTTCGACGAATCCGACCTCGAACTGGCGGAACTTCTCGTGAGTCACGCCGAGAGTGCCCTCGATCGCCTCGAACACGAACAGCAACTCGAACGCCACAACGAACGGTTAGATCAGTTCGCCAGTGTCGTCAGCCACGACCTGCGCAACCCACTACAAGTCGCGCAGGGGCGGTTGGACCTGGCCCGAGAAGAGTGTGACAGCACTCATCTTGACGCCGTAGCCCAAGCACACGAACGGGTAGAAACACTCATCGATAACCTTCTGACGCTCGCCCAGACGGACTCTCAGATCAATGCGCCCACAGCTGTCACGCTCGCTGATGTACTCGACAGCAGTTGGCAAGCCGTCGAGGCGACAGAGGCGACCCTCACCAGCGAGATAGACAAGACGATCCAGGCCGACCCGAACCGACTGCAACAATTGCTAGAGAACCTGTTCCGCAATGCGGTCGAACACGGAGACGAAGACGTGACTATCAGGATCGGCCCACTGCCCGAGGGGTTTTACGTCGAGGACGACGGCCCTGGTATCCCCGAAGGCGAACGTGAAGATATCTGGGAGGATGGCTACTCAGGGACCGAAGAAGGGACCGGGTTCGGGTTGGCTATCGTCGAGCAGATCGTGGAAGGCCACGGGTGGAACATCCGTCTCACCGACGGCTCGGATGGTGGAGCACGGTTCGAAATCACTGGCGTCGAATCCGCTACTGAATGA
- a CDS encoding TRC40/GET3/ArsA family transport-energizing ATPase → MNDIDVEAVEEIDESVVPSGIEGPEYVLYGGKGGVGKTTMAAATALASARDDTATLVISTDPAHSLSDTLETDIPAEPGRIREDIPLYAAEIDPEAALGDDPLGIQDGMGGLDKLLGEDVTDPFTNAMPGTDEAAAIRLLIRYLDDERFDRVVVDTAPTGHTLRLLELPEVMDSMVGKFLSFRERLSGMMGSITGMFGDADEQDIEEGLDDLRVLRERIERLRSILQDPTKTDFRVVMVPEELSVMESERLLDRLAAFDIPVETVVVNRVMEDLADVADVDADWYVSPNLETCEFCQRRWNVQQEALERSQDVFRGHDVRRVPLFADEVRGEQLLRVVAACLEE, encoded by the coding sequence ATGAACGATATCGACGTCGAAGCCGTCGAAGAAATCGACGAATCTGTCGTGCCAAGCGGGATCGAAGGGCCAGAATACGTCCTCTATGGCGGGAAAGGTGGCGTCGGCAAGACGACGATGGCGGCGGCGACCGCCCTCGCCAGCGCCCGTGACGATACCGCGACGCTGGTCATCTCGACCGATCCCGCCCACTCGTTGTCAGACACCCTGGAGACAGACATCCCCGCCGAGCCCGGACGGATCCGTGAGGACATCCCACTCTATGCGGCCGAGATCGATCCCGAGGCCGCGCTGGGCGACGATCCGCTCGGAATCCAGGACGGAATGGGTGGGCTCGACAAACTGCTGGGCGAAGACGTTACCGATCCGTTCACGAACGCCATGCCCGGGACCGACGAGGCGGCGGCGATTCGGCTCTTGATCCGCTATCTCGACGACGAGCGCTTCGATCGGGTCGTAGTCGACACCGCGCCGACCGGTCACACACTCCGTTTGCTCGAACTCCCGGAAGTCATGGATTCGATGGTCGGGAAGTTCCTCTCCTTTCGGGAGCGCCTGAGCGGGATGATGGGATCCATCACCGGGATGTTCGGCGATGCCGACGAACAAGACATCGAGGAGGGCTTAGACGACCTGCGCGTGCTTCGAGAGCGCATCGAGCGTCTCCGTTCGATCCTCCAGGACCCCACGAAGACGGACTTCCGGGTCGTCATGGTCCCTGAAGAGTTGAGCGTCATGGAGTCCGAACGATTGCTCGATCGCCTCGCCGCTTTCGACATTCCAGTCGAGACTGTCGTCGTCAATCGCGTGATGGAAGACCTGGCTGACGTGGCAGACGTCGACGCCGACTGGTACGTCTCGCCGAACCTCGAAACGTGTGAGTTCTGCCAGCGCCGCTGGAACGTCCAACAAGAGGCGCTCGAACGGTCACAGGACGTCTTCCGGGGTCACGACGTGCGTCGGGTACCGCTGTTTGCCGACGAAGTTCGGGGCGAGCAGTTGCTCCGGGTCGTCGCCGCGTGTCTGGAAGAGTGA